CACAGATATAGGGTGGTACGGAGCAGTCTACCCGCTTACTATGTGCTCTCTCCAACCTTTAAGCGGCAAACTGATCACGATCTTTTCTCTGCGGTGGTCCTATCTatcctttttccttgtcttcctcctcggctcGCTTTTGTGTGGAGTGGCTACCAGTTCATCGATGTTTATCATTGGTAGGGCGGTAGCTGGTGCAGGAGGCGCAGGTGTAGTCTCCAGTGGTCTGGCTATCATTGCAATAGTAACACCTATAGAGCAGCGCCCCTTATTTACTGGACTGGTGACATCGCTTTATGCTCTGGGTACCGTTGTGGCACCTATTATCGGGGGAGCCTTTACAACCAATGTGACTTGGAGATGTGCTTCTTGATCAATTTACCAGCCGGCACCGTGACTGTGATAACCCTaatccttttcttccatcctCCTCAGCAATCACCCGCAGCAAGGACCGAGATAGTTCTTCAGAAACTTCAGCAGCTGGACTTGATTGGATGTGCATTATTTGTTCCCGCAATTATTATGGTCTTGTTAGCATTGCAGTGGGGCGGAAATAAATACCCCTGGAATTCTGCAACTATTACAGGACTCTTTGTGGGTTTCGCAGCAACACTGGGATTGTTCATCACCTGGGAATTGAGGGCAGATCAAGCAATGATCCCATTGCCACTTCTGCGAAGACGATCAATCATCGCCAGTATTATTTTTGCCTTCCTATTTATGGGTGCATTTGTGGTTCCTGTTTACTATCTACCTGAGTGGTTTCAGATTGTGAAAGGGGCCAGTTCAATCCGCAGTGGTATTATGCTCCTGCCTTCCGTTTCCACTCAAATCTTTGGCTCAATTATATCTGGTGTCCTAGGTGAATCCGTTTTGGCCTCTCTCTTACTGATCAGATTGCTAACATATTACTCTAGCGAAGTATATCAAGTACTATAACCCTTGGTTCTTTATCGGctcatcttttctttgtattgCAACCGGCCTCTACACAACTTTCAGTGCATTTTCCACCACATCGAGAGACTGGATCGGATTCCAGATACTACAGGGTCTCGGCTGTGGCTTCGCAGCACAGATGCCTCTACTTACTATTCAGAGTGTCCTTAAGAATGATCCAAAACTCGTTCCAGTCGGGATCTCCACTGTTCTGTTTGCGCAGTACTTCGGAAGTTCTGTGATGCAGAGTATAGGTGGGTCCATCTTCCAAAATAAACTTGACTCGCAACTCCAGTCCTACGCCCATTTAGACTCCGATCAAATAGAAATGCTGCTAGCGGTGGGGACTTCGAAAGTGCAAGAGACCGCCCAGCAGGCATTCCCGGATCGCCTGAGTGCCATTCTCATCGCGTACAACGATGCCATTACCAATGTCTTCGTAAGCGCGTATATGTCTGACTCGAGGCGTTCATATATCTAACTTTGATAGTATCTCGCAGTGACAGGGAGTGGGGTAGCCTTTGTTTTGGCTCTTGGGATTGAGTGGACAAACACTCGGGAATCGACCGGGGACGACGAAAAGGACTTGCCTGTGGCTTATGATATTAGAGAGCCTTGACAGCCTACCCATTCACTTTACCCTATTTGATAACTCTTGCATGTTTTCCATATGAAGTCTACCCAACACAAGCTCTCTTCTAGCAAATCACAGCTGTCATCTTGAACTCCAGCTGATAGGATCAACGATGGACTGCCCTTAATAGGCTCAATGCAGGTATATGGGATCGTTCTATCAACTAGGGCTAGTAACCATCACTATCCTAGCCCTAGCCAAGTAAAGTACCTTCTATACTATACTGACCTACCAATATAGCCACACCAACAGCTATGGACATTAATTTATCTATGTCAAAGCCCATTCTCTTACCCTGATTTATTCTTTATCACCCTAGCTAATCCCTAGGACTCTTACACCACCTATCAGAGTTCCCCCGCACTATGGTTGTAACTTCGATACACCTTTGGCGAGGCTTCTCACCTATGCTCCCGGAAGAGATGATACATAAGCTAATAATGTGCAATCCTGGAGCGGACGCTTGTAGCAATGATTCTATTCCGGAACCAGAACAATAGAGTAGAAT
This Aspergillus flavus chromosome 1, complete sequence DNA region includes the following protein-coding sequences:
- a CDS encoding putative transporter; the protein is MFAITESKNADTKGKMENTDTAYLRGIKLYSILSGVMIATFLISLDVSIIATAIPSITSQFHSTTDIGWYGAVYPLTMCSLQPLSGKLITIFSLRWSYLSFFLVFLLGSLLCGVATSSSMFIIGRAVAGAGGAGVVSSGLAIIAIVTPIEQRPLFTGLVTSLYALGTVVAPIIGGAFTTNVTWRSGTVTVITLILFFHPPQQSPAARTEIVLQKLQQLDLIGCALFVPAIIMVLLALQWGGNKYPWNSATITGLFVGFAATLGLFITWELRADQAMIPLPLLRRRSIIASIIFAFLFMGAFVVPVYYLPEWFQIVKGASSIRSGIMLLPSVSTQIFGSIISGVLAKYIKYYNPWFFIGSSFLCIATGLYTTFSAFSTTSRDWIGFQILQGLGCGFAAQMPLLTIQSVLKNDPKLVPVGISTVLFAQYFGSSVMQSIGGSIFQNKLDSQLQSYAHLDSDQIEMLLAVGTSKVQETAQQAFPDRLSAILIAYNDAITNVFYLAVTGSGVAFVLALGIEWTNTRESTGDDEKDLPVAYDIREP